One genomic segment of Pleurocapsa minor HA4230-MV1 includes these proteins:
- a CDS encoding endonuclease/exonuclease/phosphatase family protein, protein MFELQEQSPLSCLKQLSPTHRFAKVAQGTIDRTHPHPRPVGSNSNSIKVLSWNIAKNNHNRVWSDDFLTIVEQHQPDQIFLQEVRLCALKQQIPELASMGWSFAPNLIDTLDNSYSGVLTATKSDRLKSQAIITQHQEPVTNTPKVSLFVEYSLGNGSGTLLAVNTHLINFVETSKFQAQLQAIETIIGQHPGAVIFSGDFNTWNRSRWLILLQMTAGLGLTPVKFPFLEAQKIKRFLLSPPLDYIFYRGLEQKTTGAKVIDTITSSDHNPLLVEFCL, encoded by the coding sequence ATGTTCGAGTTACAAGAACAAAGCCCACTATCATGTCTGAAGCAACTTAGCCCTACTCATCGGTTTGCTAAGGTTGCACAAGGCACGATCGATCGCACTCATCCTCATCCTCGTCCAGTCGGTTCAAATTCCAATTCAATCAAGGTTTTAAGTTGGAATATTGCCAAAAACAATCATAATCGCGTCTGGAGCGATGATTTTCTCACCATAGTCGAACAGCATCAGCCAGATCAAATCTTTCTGCAAGAAGTACGTCTTTGTGCGCTCAAACAGCAAATTCCCGAACTGGCATCAATGGGTTGGAGTTTTGCCCCTAACCTAATTGATACCTTAGATAACAGTTATTCAGGAGTTCTGACGGCGACTAAAAGCGATCGCCTTAAGAGTCAAGCAATAATTACCCAACACCAAGAACCCGTAACTAATACTCCCAAGGTTTCTCTGTTTGTCGAATATTCTTTGGGTAACGGTTCAGGTACTCTCTTGGCAGTTAATACCCACTTGATTAATTTTGTCGAAACCAGCAAATTTCAAGCACAATTACAAGCGATCGAGACAATTATCGGGCAACATCCAGGGGCAGTAATCTTTTCAGGAGATTTCAATACCTGGAATCGATCGCGCTGGCTAATTTTATTACAAATGACCGCTGGATTGGGTTTGACTCCCGTTAAATTTCCCTTTCTGGAAGCGCAAAAGATTAAACGCTTTTTGCTCTCTCCTCCTTTAGATTACATTTTTTATCGCGGACTTGAACAGAAAACTACTGGTGCTAAAGTAATTGATACGATTACTTCTTCAGACCATAATCCTTTATTAGTCGAGTTTTGTCTTTAG
- the cls gene encoding cardiolipin synthase has protein sequence MLLGINLVSIYSLATIIAHGLGIITAAHAVMVVRSSRGAIAWGISAITFPWVAIPLYWILGKNEFQEYATALQNAYLEKHKLVSQAYGAILDYKALLPAKLSDMEKLVEVFTFLPFTTANKLELLIDGQQTYEAMLAGIAQAQDYILLQSYIIHSDRIGNKFLQALIDKASQGVKISLLYDKIGSRKLSRTDLKLLQRNGIEVAGFGSTRRKGNRFRINFRNHRKILIIDGKIAFMGGLNIGDEYLGKNPRFGSWRDTHLKIQGAAVQCLQSVFLGDWYWVTRKIPQVDWQVQPAEDSQTALILPTGPADRLDNCNLFWLSLIERSQTRIWIASPYFVPNASVLNALKLAALRGVDVRIILPSSPDHLTAYLCSFSYYTELQAVKIKLYRYCSGFMHQKVILIDDDLAGIGTVNLDNRSFFLNFEVMTFSIEPQFIHNVETMLQQDLNSSGLVNLDAYEQKSFWFKLAARVSRLLAPIL, from the coding sequence ATGCTGCTAGGGATTAATCTGGTTTCCATCTATAGCCTGGCGACAATAATTGCCCATGGGTTAGGAATTATTACGGCTGCCCATGCAGTAATGGTGGTGCGTTCATCCCGTGGAGCGATCGCCTGGGGAATTTCAGCGATTACTTTTCCTTGGGTAGCGATTCCTCTGTATTGGATTTTAGGCAAGAACGAGTTTCAGGAATATGCCACCGCTTTACAGAATGCTTATTTAGAGAAACATAAACTAGTCAGTCAGGCATACGGCGCAATTTTAGACTATAAAGCCCTCTTGCCAGCTAAATTGTCAGACATGGAAAAACTGGTGGAGGTATTTACTTTCCTACCCTTTACTACAGCCAATAAGCTCGAACTATTAATTGATGGTCAACAAACCTACGAGGCAATGTTAGCAGGGATTGCCCAAGCTCAAGACTATATTTTGCTGCAATCCTATATTATTCATAGCGATCGCATTGGTAACAAGTTCTTACAGGCTCTGATCGATAAAGCTAGTCAAGGGGTCAAAATTAGCCTACTCTACGATAAAATTGGCTCGCGCAAACTCTCTCGTACCGATCTCAAATTGCTACAACGTAACGGCATCGAGGTTGCTGGTTTTGGTAGCACCAGAAGAAAAGGCAACCGCTTTAGAATTAACTTTCGCAACCATCGTAAAATCTTAATTATTGATGGCAAAATAGCCTTTATGGGGGGCTTAAATATTGGCGATGAATATTTAGGCAAAAATCCTCGTTTTGGTTCATGGCGCGATACTCACCTCAAGATTCAAGGCGCAGCGGTGCAATGTTTGCAGAGTGTCTTTCTGGGAGACTGGTATTGGGTAACTAGAAAAATCCCGCAAGTTGACTGGCAAGTACAACCAGCCGAAGACAGTCAAACAGCACTAATCTTACCCACAGGGCCTGCCGATCGGCTAGATAATTGTAATTTATTTTGGCTTAGTTTGATCGAGCGATCGCAAACCCGTATCTGGATTGCCAGTCCCTATTTTGTGCCTAACGCCTCGGTTCTCAATGCCCTCAAACTAGCTGCCCTACGGGGTGTTGATGTACGAATTATCTTACCCAGTAGCCCCGACCATTTAACCGCCTATCTCTGTTCTTTTTCTTACTATACAGAGCTTCAAGCCGTAAAAATTAAGCTATATCGTTATTGCTCTGGATTTATGCACCAGAAGGTAATCTTAATCGATGATGACCTGGCAGGCATAGGTACGGTCAACCTAGATAATCGCTCATTCTTTCTCAATTTTGAGGTGATGACCTTTTCGATTGAGCCTCAGTTTATCCATAACGTTGAAACCATGCTACAACAAGACTTAAACTCATCTGGCTTGGTCAATCTTGATGCCTATGAGCAAAAGTCATTCTGGTTTAAGCTAGCTGCAAGGGTATCTCGCTTACTCGCACCAATTTTATGA
- a CDS encoding DUF4336 domain-containing protein: MSQLSKSKLSHNQIEDSQYDWRFWANVPIYPYSKRRTIRREILPNTIWTFDQLQGIFYVVVPIRMTVIRLDRGGLLVYAPVAPTKQCIDLVQELVVEHGEVKYIILPTISGLEHKYFVGPFARQFAQATVFVAPKQWSFPVNLPLSWLGFPAKRTQVLPADSSQTPFADEFDYAILGDIDLRLGQFEEVAFLHKRSQTLLVTDTIVSIPNRPPEIIEQDLFPLLFHARENGREKITDTPENRLKGWQRICLFAMYFRSSVLDVPALGKIFQDAWRSPNKSPQAYWGLFPFQWRFNWQQAFTQLRQDGRLLVAPILQTLILNRAPKATLEWADKVASWNFKRVIPCHFTAPVTATPTEFRRAFNFLEADSPDKLPEADLVTLKKIDALLYKPGIVPPPQPLLGSRK, translated from the coding sequence GTGAGTCAACTATCAAAAAGTAAGTTAAGTCACAATCAGATTGAGGATAGCCAGTATGATTGGCGTTTTTGGGCAAACGTGCCGATCTATCCCTACAGTAAGCGACGTACAATTCGGCGAGAAATATTACCCAACACAATTTGGACTTTCGATCAGCTACAGGGCATTTTTTATGTGGTAGTACCAATTCGCATGACCGTGATTAGGTTAGATCGAGGAGGATTACTGGTATATGCTCCTGTTGCCCCTACCAAGCAGTGTATTGATTTGGTGCAAGAGTTAGTAGTAGAGCATGGAGAGGTGAAATACATCATCTTGCCCACTATCTCTGGACTAGAGCATAAATATTTTGTTGGCCCATTTGCGCGCCAGTTTGCCCAGGCAACGGTATTTGTAGCGCCAAAACAGTGGAGTTTCCCCGTCAATTTACCCTTAAGCTGGCTGGGTTTTCCCGCTAAACGCACCCAAGTCTTACCTGCTGACAGTAGCCAGACCCCCTTTGCTGATGAGTTTGATTACGCTATTTTAGGTGATATCGACCTGAGATTGGGTCAATTTGAGGAAGTGGCTTTTTTGCATAAGCGATCGCAAACTTTGTTAGTAACAGATACAATTGTCTCAATTCCCAATCGCCCACCCGAAATCATCGAGCAAGATCTGTTTCCCTTATTGTTTCATGCCCGTGAAAATGGTCGAGAAAAAATCACAGATACGCCTGAAAATCGCCTCAAGGGTTGGCAGAGAATTTGTTTATTCGCCATGTATTTTCGCTCTAGCGTCTTGGATGTACCTGCTTTGGGTAAGATCTTCCAAGATGCTTGGCGATCGCCTAATAAATCACCTCAAGCCTACTGGGGTTTGTTTCCTTTTCAGTGGCGATTTAATTGGCAACAGGCTTTTACTCAATTGCGCCAAGATGGTCGGTTATTAGTCGCCCCCATCTTACAGACTCTAATTCTTAATCGCGCCCCAAAAGCAACCCTAGAATGGGCAGATAAAGTTGCTAGCTGGAATTTTAAACGGGTCATTCCCTGTCATTTTACGGCTCCCGTGACGGCTACCCCCACAGAGTTTCGTCGTGCCTTTAATTTTCTGGAGGCAGATAGTCCAGATAAGTTACCTGAAGCTGATTTAGTCACCCTGAAAAAGATCGATGCTTTGCTCTATAAACCTGGGATTGTCCCTCCTCCACAGCCATTATTGGGAAGTAGGAAATAG
- a CDS encoding NAD(P)H-quinone oxidoreductase subunit 5: MEPLYQYAWLIPVLPLLGAMIVGIGLISVNKATNNLRQIVAVFIVSILGATMAMSFAILWSQIHGHEAVTRTIEWASAGDFHLSMGYTIDHLSAMMLVIVTTVAFLVMIYTDGYMAHDPGYVRFYAYLSIFSSSMLGLVISPNLVQIYIFWELVGMCSYLLIGFWYDRQPAADACQKAFVTNRVGDFGLLLGMLGLYWATGSFEFQVMGDRLGELVSSGAISAFLATLFAILVFLGPAAKSAQFPLHVWLPDAMEGPTPISALIHAATMVAAGVFLIARMYPVFENVPAAMTLIAWTGAFTAFLGASIALTQNDIKKGLAYSTVSQLGYMVMAMGIGSYSAGLFHLGTHAYFKAMLFLCSGSVIHGMEDVVGHNPVLAQDMRLMGGLRKYMPITAGAFFIGNLAICGIPPFAGFWSKDEILGQAFEANPALWLVGWATAGLTAFYMFRMYFMTFEGEFRGNNAGIKQQLMGEAGLAFGPGAMDTDEGHGHSKSPHESPLTMALPLLVLAVPSTLIGLLGRPWNNYFEEFIHAPGEIIEAHVFDKSEFITMAGLSVAIAVTGIIVAILMYRTKTIDPSSIAKKVPTLYRFSLNKWYIDDLFNKVFVTGIRRIARQIMEVDYRVVDGAVNLTGLAAVLSGEGLKYLENGRAQFYALIVFGAVLGFVLVFSVA; encoded by the coding sequence ATGGAACCGCTTTATCAATATGCTTGGCTAATTCCCGTTCTGCCTTTGTTAGGGGCAATGATCGTGGGAATTGGTTTAATCTCCGTCAACAAGGCAACCAATAATCTCCGTCAAATAGTCGCTGTCTTCATCGTTTCCATTCTTGGCGCGACGATGGCGATGTCTTTTGCCATTCTGTGGAGTCAGATCCACGGACACGAAGCCGTTACCCGCACGATCGAGTGGGCTTCAGCGGGAGACTTTCATCTATCAATGGGCTACACGATCGATCATCTTAGTGCCATGATGCTGGTGATTGTTACCACCGTAGCTTTCTTGGTGATGATTTATACCGATGGCTACATGGCCCACGATCCAGGCTATGTCCGCTTTTATGCCTATCTGAGTATCTTTAGCTCATCGATGCTGGGACTAGTCATTAGCCCTAACCTAGTCCAAATCTATATCTTTTGGGAATTAGTCGGGATGTGTTCCTATCTCCTGATTGGTTTTTGGTACGATCGCCAACCCGCAGCCGATGCTTGTCAAAAGGCATTTGTGACGAACCGCGTTGGTGACTTTGGGCTATTGCTTGGGATGCTGGGACTTTACTGGGCAACAGGTAGTTTTGAATTTCAGGTAATGGGCGATCGCCTAGGGGAGCTGGTTTCCTCTGGTGCGATTAGCGCGTTTCTAGCGACCCTATTTGCCATCTTAGTATTTTTGGGGCCAGCAGCCAAATCAGCTCAGTTTCCCCTGCATGTGTGGCTCCCAGACGCTATGGAAGGCCCTACTCCTATCTCGGCGCTAATTCATGCTGCCACCATGGTTGCTGCGGGGGTATTTTTAATTGCGCGGATGTATCCCGTCTTTGAGAATGTGCCTGCTGCCATGACTCTGATTGCTTGGACGGGTGCGTTTACTGCCTTTTTAGGCGCAAGTATTGCCCTAACCCAAAACGATATTAAAAAGGGTTTGGCATACTCCACTGTTTCCCAGCTTGGCTACATGGTGATGGCAATGGGAATTGGTTCTTATAGTGCTGGTTTATTCCACTTGGGAACTCATGCCTACTTTAAAGCAATGCTGTTCCTTTGTTCTGGTTCAGTCATCCACGGTATGGAAGACGTGGTGGGACACAATCCAGTATTAGCCCAGGATATGCGGTTGATGGGGGGCTTGAGAAAGTATATGCCCATTACTGCGGGAGCTTTCTTTATTGGTAATTTAGCTATCTGCGGAATTCCTCCTTTTGCTGGTTTCTGGTCTAAAGACGAGATTCTGGGACAGGCATTTGAAGCAAACCCTGCTCTTTGGCTTGTGGGTTGGGCAACCGCTGGTTTAACCGCCTTTTACATGTTCCGTATGTACTTCATGACTTTTGAAGGAGAGTTTCGCGGTAACAATGCAGGAATCAAGCAACAGCTAATGGGAGAAGCTGGTTTGGCCTTTGGCCCAGGCGCTATGGATACTGATGAAGGTCATGGTCATAGCAAGTCTCCCCATGAGTCACCTCTGACAATGGCGCTACCGCTATTAGTATTAGCCGTCCCCTCTACCTTAATTGGTTTGCTTGGTCGCCCCTGGAATAATTACTTTGAAGAATTTATTCATGCCCCAGGCGAAATTATTGAAGCTCATGTCTTCGACAAAAGCGAATTTATTACCATGGCAGGGTTATCTGTAGCGATCGCCGTAACAGGAATTATCGTTGCCATACTCATGTATCGGACTAAAACGATCGATCCCAGCAGTATCGCCAAAAAAGTACCTACGCTGTATCGCTTCTCCCTGAACAAATGGTATATAGACGATCTCTTTAACAAAGTATTTGTCACAGGCATTCGTCGTATTGCCAGACAAATTATGGAAGTTGACTACCGTGTTGTCGATGGAGCAGTTAACCTAACTGGTTTAGCAGCAGTTCTCAGTGGTGAAGGGTTAAAATACCTAGAAAATGGCCGCGCCCAATTCTATGCCCTGATTGTGTTTGGCGCAGTTTTAGGCTTTGTTTTAGTTTTTAGTGTGGCTTAA
- a CDS encoding response regulator yields the protein MNQKLFNVLLVEDNLGDAFLIQEQFRSAKTFEYSIIHVDYLAKAIAYLEQCPCDVILLDLSLPDSQGLATLKTIGKKAVQVPIVILTGTNDEELAIQAVRQGAQDYFVKGQVMGKVLVHALHYAIERKLIEEQLKTRTSQLEASNQELEAFSYTVSHDLRNPLTVIKGMARLLKHKYDLEQRDEQEQDFLKHICDSSDRMEQIIKDLLILSQVKKSELEIKPVNLSDLVSEIGTRLQQQAVREVKLTIQPQIIALGDENLLMHALENLLHNAWKYTANEQYPCIEVGAIDSNPAEVSKTLHTTNTDLEIISDLHQRNRIRSAYRNLIYFIRDNGLGFDMKSAEQLFTPFHRLDNAKKFEGNGIGLAIVQRIIHRHNGRIWAEAAEGKGATFYFTLAI from the coding sequence ATGAATCAAAAACTATTTAATGTCTTATTAGTCGAAGATAATTTAGGTGATGCCTTTCTCATTCAAGAGCAATTTAGAAGTGCCAAGACATTTGAATATTCTATAATTCATGTTGACTATTTAGCCAAAGCAATTGCGTATCTAGAACAATGCCCTTGTGACGTAATTTTACTAGATCTTTCCTTGCCCGATAGTCAAGGATTAGCAACTCTCAAAACTATTGGCAAAAAAGCTGTTCAAGTACCGATCGTTATTCTTACAGGCACGAATGACGAGGAGTTAGCAATTCAAGCAGTTAGACAAGGAGCGCAAGACTATTTCGTCAAAGGACAAGTGATGGGAAAAGTTTTAGTTCATGCTCTGCACTATGCGATTGAGCGCAAGCTGATCGAAGAACAGCTCAAAACTAGAACTTCTCAATTAGAAGCCTCAAATCAAGAATTAGAAGCTTTTAGCTACACAGTTTCCCATGACTTAAGGAACCCTTTAACTGTGATCAAAGGGATGGCTAGACTGCTGAAACACAAATACGATCTTGAACAACGAGATGAACAAGAACAAGATTTTTTAAAACATATCTGCGATTCCAGCGATCGCATGGAGCAAATTATCAAGGATTTACTGATCCTGTCTCAAGTCAAAAAAAGTGAACTGGAGATCAAACCCGTAAATTTGAGCGATTTAGTGAGTGAAATTGGTACTCGCTTGCAACAACAAGCTGTCAGAGAAGTAAAGTTAACCATTCAACCACAAATAATCGCCCTCGGCGATGAAAATCTTTTGATGCACGCTTTAGAAAATTTGTTGCATAATGCTTGGAAATACACTGCCAATGAGCAATATCCTTGTATTGAAGTCGGCGCGATCGATTCCAATCCAGCCGAAGTAAGCAAAACTTTACACACAACTAATACTGATTTAGAAATAATCAGCGATCTGCATCAAAGAAATCGCATCCGTTCAGCCTATCGCAACCTAATTTACTTCATACGAGATAATGGCTTAGGCTTTGATATGAAATCAGCAGAGCAATTATTTACTCCCTTCCATCGTTTAGATAATGCCAAAAAGTTTGAAGGAAATGGAATTGGCTTGGCGATAGTACAACGCATTATCCATCGTCATAACGGCAGAATTTGGGCTGAAGCGGCTGAAGGTAAAGGAGCTACTTTTTATTTCACGTTAGCAATCTAA
- a CDS encoding response regulator produces the protein MSLRQSNQAFDILVCEDNLGDVYIITNALQESKIAYNLHHVANGEAAMAYLQQQGDYQAVSRPDLVLLDLNLPRKPGFEVLEEIKSDPKLKAIPVIILTSSRAEQDILKCYQLYASCFVTKPFDFEEFVNAIKKIENFWLNLVQLPPKFAPNGS, from the coding sequence ATGAGTCTTCGTCAAAGTAACCAAGCTTTTGATATTCTCGTGTGTGAAGATAATTTGGGTGACGTTTATATAATTACTAATGCTCTCCAAGAAAGCAAAATTGCTTACAATCTTCATCATGTAGCCAATGGCGAAGCAGCAATGGCGTATTTGCAACAGCAAGGAGATTATCAAGCAGTATCTCGTCCCGATCTGGTACTCTTAGACCTAAACCTACCTAGAAAACCAGGCTTTGAAGTTTTAGAAGAAATTAAATCTGACCCCAAACTAAAAGCAATACCCGTAATTATTTTGACTTCTTCCAGAGCAGAGCAAGATATTTTAAAATGCTATCAACTTTATGCTAGTTGTTTCGTAACTAAACCTTTTGACTTTGAAGAATTTGTTAACGCGATTAAAAAGATTGAAAATTTTTGGCTTAATTTAGTTCAGTTGCCACCAAAATTTGCTCCCAATGGCAGTTAG
- a CDS encoding response regulator, protein MDIIPIKPPVEILLGEDNPGDVYIVRSSLTDSQINHNFYQVDDGEAVMAYLHQERGYQNVSLPDLILLDLNLPKKNGFEVLKEIKADLKLRTIPVVILTSSNTEKDILRSYQLCANSYIVKPSDYFVFFQAIKSIEIFWLNLAKLPPKLSKSYD, encoded by the coding sequence ATGGATATTATTCCAATCAAACCTCCAGTCGAGATCCTGTTAGGAGAAGATAATCCAGGCGATGTCTATATCGTTCGTTCTTCTCTAACTGACAGCCAAATCAATCACAATTTTTATCAAGTTGATGATGGAGAGGCGGTAATGGCATATTTACATCAAGAACGAGGCTATCAAAATGTATCTCTTCCTGATTTGATCTTGCTCGATCTTAATTTACCGAAAAAGAACGGGTTTGAAGTTCTCAAAGAAATTAAAGCCGATCTAAAATTGAGGACAATTCCCGTAGTAATTTTAACTTCTTCTAATACCGAAAAAGATATTCTCAGAAGTTATCAACTGTGCGCCAACAGCTATATTGTTAAACCTTCTGATTACTTCGTTTTTTTTCAAGCTATCAAAAGTATTGAGATTTTTTGGTTAAATCTAGCCAAGTTACCACCTAAATTATCGAAAAGCTATGATTAA
- a CDS encoding GAF domain-containing protein — protein MVFPDVLANIALRIRQSLNLDQILHTTVAEVRQWLNCDRVLIYRFNPDWSGLVMVESVNNEAWSIMGRVIADPCFQQGWLEPYRNGRVASTEDIYLKDLTPCYVEFLEQYQVRANLVVPILLSIDQSEISSPAPHLWGLMIAHECSQSRKWQPTEIDFLQQLANHVAIAIQQSVLFEQLQHSNQALEESKANLEQRVSDRTAELEKVNQQLQQLNQELLSSNHELEQFAYIASHDLREPLRMVTSFTQLLSRRYSGQLDAEADKIISFAVDGAERMEALIEGLLAYSRIGSQGKTFESVNCDEVLDRVLSNLNLAIQETNTQITRSPLPTVIGDATQLIQLFQNLLANAIKYRREEPPIIEIGAKAQPQQWLFWVKDNGIGMDSQYSDRIFQIFQRLHTRQEYSGTGIGLAICHKIVEYHGGKIWVDSTLEQGSTFYFTLCPKKSQIP, from the coding sequence ATGGTATTTCCAGACGTTTTAGCCAACATAGCTCTGCGTATTCGTCAGTCTCTAAACCTAGACCAAATTTTGCACACTACTGTGGCAGAGGTGCGTCAATGGTTAAACTGCGATCGAGTTTTGATCTATCGCTTTAACCCCGATTGGAGTGGATTAGTAATGGTAGAATCCGTTAACAATGAGGCATGGTCAATTATGGGCAGAGTCATTGCCGATCCCTGTTTTCAGCAAGGTTGGCTAGAACCTTATCGTAACGGCAGAGTTGCCAGTACAGAAGATATTTATCTCAAGGATCTGACTCCTTGTTATGTGGAATTTTTAGAACAATATCAAGTCAGGGCTAACTTAGTTGTACCGATCTTACTTTCTATAGACCAATCAGAAATATCATCCCCAGCTCCTCATCTTTGGGGATTAATGATTGCCCATGAATGTTCTCAATCTAGAAAGTGGCAGCCAACTGAAATTGATTTTTTGCAGCAATTAGCCAACCATGTAGCGATCGCAATTCAACAATCTGTACTATTTGAACAACTACAGCATTCTAACCAAGCCTTAGAGGAGTCAAAAGCCAACTTAGAGCAGCGAGTTAGCGATCGCACTGCTGAATTAGAAAAAGTTAATCAGCAGCTACAGCAATTAAATCAAGAATTACTTTCCTCCAACCACGAGCTAGAACAGTTTGCCTATATTGCTTCTCACGACTTGCGAGAGCCTTTAAGGATGGTCACCAGCTTTACCCAACTACTTTCCAGACGCTATTCTGGGCAACTAGACGCCGAAGCCGATAAAATAATTAGCTTTGCCGTTGATGGTGCTGAACGCATGGAAGCTTTAATCGAAGGCTTGCTAGCTTATTCTCGTATTGGTAGTCAAGGTAAAACTTTTGAGTCGGTAAACTGCGACGAGGTATTAGATCGAGTTTTATCTAATCTTAACCTTGCCATTCAAGAAACCAACACTCAAATAACCAGAAGTCCTTTGCCGACTGTAATCGGCGATGCAACCCAGTTGATTCAACTATTTCAAAATCTGCTCGCCAATGCGATTAAATATCGCAGAGAAGAACCGCCAATTATTGAAATTGGGGCAAAAGCGCAACCGCAACAATGGTTATTTTGGGTCAAAGATAACGGCATTGGTATGGATTCTCAATATAGCGATCGCATTTTTCAAATTTTTCAGCGTCTCCATACTAGGCAAGAATATTCAGGTACGGGTATTGGATTAGCAATTTGCCATAAAATCGTCGAATATCATGGCGGTAAAATTTGGGTAGATTCAACATTGGAACAGGGATCTACTTTTTACTTTACTTTGTGCCCGAAAAAAAGCCAAATTCCCTAG
- a CDS encoding glycosyltransferase family 2 protein, protein MPQELLPTFSLVIPVYNEEEMIAATVEDLHHILQLYQYEIIVVNDGSTDATSKVLSSVNGITLIEHNRNRGYGAALKTGIRQAQYPLIVITDADGTYPNERIPDLLTLASRADMVVGSRTGKNVTYSNLRKIPKWFLVRFAQWVTKTKIPDLNSGLRVFQRDVLVKFIPVLPNTFSFTTTITIAMLTNNYIVHYEPIDYFHRVGKSKIKPIQDTLRFVQLILRMGVYFAPLRIFLPVAGLFFTAFLVTLFQDLFIRQDLTESTLILFVAAIQVGMFALLADMIDRRSSRF, encoded by the coding sequence ATGCCACAAGAATTGTTACCAACTTTTTCCCTGGTTATTCCCGTATACAACGAAGAAGAAATGATTGCAGCTACGGTAGAGGATCTTCATCATATATTGCAGTTATATCAATACGAAATCATTGTGGTGAATGATGGTTCGACGGATGCTACTTCTAAGGTACTCTCTTCTGTTAATGGAATTACTTTAATTGAACATAACCGTAACCGTGGCTATGGTGCTGCTCTTAAGACTGGTATCAGACAGGCTCAGTATCCTCTGATAGTTATTACCGACGCTGATGGTACTTATCCGAATGAACGCATCCCCGATTTATTAACCCTAGCATCAAGAGCGGATATGGTGGTGGGTTCAAGGACTGGTAAAAACGTTACCTATTCCAATCTGCGTAAAATTCCCAAGTGGTTTTTAGTCCGTTTTGCTCAGTGGGTCACAAAAACTAAGATTCCCGATTTAAACAGTGGCTTGCGGGTTTTTCAGCGTGATGTTTTGGTTAAATTTATTCCCGTTTTGCCCAACACTTTTAGCTTTACCACTACTATCACCATCGCCATGTTGACTAATAATTATATTGTTCATTATGAGCCTATTGATTATTTCCATCGGGTAGGTAAGAGTAAAATTAAACCGATTCAAGATACCCTACGTTTTGTCCAGTTAATTCTGCGTATGGGTGTTTATTTTGCTCCCTTAAGAATCTTTTTACCCGTCGCGGGACTGTTTTTTACTGCTTTTCTCGTTACCCTGTTTCAAGATTTATTCATTAGACAAGATTTAACCGAGTCCACTCTCATCTTATTCGTCGCTGCGATCCAAGTTGGGATGTTTGCCTTACTAGCAGATATGATCGACCGCCGTAGTAGTAGGTTTTAG
- a CDS encoding TIGR03643 family protein, translating into MKLPELDVKTIDRVVEMAWEDRTPFAAIETQFGLKEKEVIALMRQEMKPSSFKMWRKRVTGRKTKHLAKRDFVAGRFRCKEQK; encoded by the coding sequence ATGAAATTACCAGAATTAGATGTTAAAACTATCGACCGTGTGGTAGAGATGGCTTGGGAGGATCGTACGCCTTTTGCTGCCATTGAAACTCAGTTTGGTTTAAAAGAAAAAGAAGTCATTGCTTTAATGCGCCAGGAGATGAAACCCTCTAGCTTTAAAATGTGGCGCAAACGAGTTACAGGACGCAAAACCAAACATCTGGCAAAAAGAGATTTTGTGGCAGGTAGATTCCGCTGTAAAGAACAGAAGTAG